Genomic window (Blastocatellia bacterium):
TTAATCCTTTCTACTTTCAAATCAATGGTTTAGCCCACCAACAAGAAACTTTTAAAGAACTTGATGAAGTAGTAAAAAAAATCCGTTTAGAAAGAACAAAGATCGCAGATCAAAGCAATGCCCTACAACTAAATGCAGAAAAAGCTATTAATACTACTACTAATGTTAGCATCGCTGTAGGTTTAATCGTAGCAGGTTTAACAGTAGTAGAAATCCAAAAGCGACTCCGGCAATTACAACTATCTTTTCGAGTAATTAGTCAGGCCCGCGAATTTAACCGCAATATTATCAATGGTGTAGTAAATGCTTTATTTACACTTGATACAAGCGGAAGTATTTCTAGCGCAAACCAAGCTTTTTACAATTTATTTAATTTAACACCTGATGTTTTAGGTCGTTCCTATCAAGATTTCTTAAAAAATGAAGCAGAACTTTATCAAAAAATCACTGAATTATATGAAAACAGCAATATTATCAATAATAATTACTGCGGTAGAATTAACTTAATGCCTAATGATAAGCTTTTACGAGCAGATTTATATATAACAGCACTTAAAATTAATGAGCAGCCTATAGGATTTATTCTAATACTAGTGGATGTAACAGAAATGGAACTAGCCCAACAAGAACGCACCCGTAACCAAGCCCTAGTTGCAATTGGACAAATAGCCGCACAGGTAGCACATGAAATAAAAAATCCTTTAGGCAGTATAAAACTAAACCTTACTTATTTAGGGCGTACAATTGCTAAAAATGAAGAAGCTATAGAAGTAATTTCTGAAATTCAAAGCGGCGTTGACCGACTTAATAAAACCATTTCTGAGCTATCTACTTTTGTTCGTCCAAAAGAATTAATGCTTTCTAACATAGATATAAATCTTAATATTGAAGAACAGTTAGCATTTATTAAAGACAAAATCCAAGAAAAAAATATTCAAGTAGAATGTCAGTTTCAGTCTGATTTACCTTTAATAAAAGCCGATAGTCATGAATTAGGCAAAGCTTTTATTAATTTTTTGGTTAATGGTGTTGAAGCAAGTAAAGAGGCAGGAAAAATTATTATTGCTACTAAATCACTAGAAAATAAGGTTTTAATTAGTTTTACAGATTTTGGTATAGGAATGACTAGGGAAACAATTGCAAGAATTTTTGAGCCATTTTTTACCACTAAACCAACTGGTACAGGTCTAGGAATGAGCATAGCAAAACGAGTTATTGAAATGCACAAAGGTAGCGTTCAAATTAATAGCAAAATAGGCGAAGGTAGTCAAATAAATATAGAACTGCCAATAACTTAAAAGCTTTTAGCTTTCTTGCTCTAAAGAACTATCATCCGTTTCATCAGTTAAACCATGTTTTTTCATAAGGCTATAAAGCCTAGCTCGGTAAATACCTAAGCTTTTGGCTGCTGCAACTTTATTCCAATTAGTTTTTTCTAAAACATATAAAATCGCTTTTTTTTCTATTTCATCCAAAGAAAAATTTGTTAATTCTTTGCTACTAAAAACTAAATCATCTATAGAGCTTTTTTGCTCCACTACGCTAGTAACGTTACTGTTAACAATTTCTGACATTCGCTCTAAATAAATATTTGCAGGGCGAATTTCTTCTTCACGACAAAGCAAAACGGCTCTTTCTAAAACATTATGTAGCTCTCTAACATTACCGGGCCAACTATAGCTATACATTAGCTCATAAGCATCAGGTGTAATTCCTACAATTTTCTTTTGGTATTTTTCATTAAAACGTTTGATAAAAGTTTCTGCTAGAAGCGGTATTTCCTCTAAACGCTGTTTTAGAGGAGGAATTTTTATAGTAATAGTATTAATACGGTAAAAAAGATCCTGTCTCATTGTGCCTTTTTCTACAGATTGGTTTAAGTCTCGATTAGTAGAGCAAATTAAACGAAAATCTGCTGGTATTTCCTTACTACTTCCTACTTGGCGGTAGCTACGATTTTCTAAGATACGTAGCAGCTTAGGTTGTAATTCTATAGGCATTTCGCCTATTTCATCTAGTAGCAATGAGCCACCATTAGCAGCACCAATTAGCCCTTGTTTAGCATCTACAGCACCAGTAAAAGCCCCCTTTAGATGTCCAAAAAGTTCAGACTCAAAAAGGTCTTTTGGTAGTGCAGCACAATTTACTTTAATAAAACTTTTCTTAGCTCGTAAACTATTGTAATGAATAGCATTAGCAACAAGTTCTTTTCCCGTGCCAGATTCACCAATAATTAGCACATTTGCATCCGTCCCAGCAACTAAATCAATGGTTTCAAAGACTTCTTGCATCGCCTGACTGCTACCAATAATAGAATAATATTCATTATTTTTTCTAAGCTGTTTTCTAAGGTTTTCTGATTCAGCAACTAGCATTCGACGTTCTAAAGCTTTGCTAACTAGTAGTTCTAGCTGTTCAGCATCAACAGGTTTTTCTAAAAAGTAATAAGCTCCTATTTTAATAGCTTCAATGGCTCGTGCTAGCGTTCCATGTGCTGAAATGACAATAACTTCTGTAGTAGGACAATGCTCTTTAGCAAAACGAATAATGTCAAAACCATCTCCATCAGGCAGATTAAGATCTGTCAAAATCAAGTCAAAATCATCATTCTTAATAGTATT
Coding sequences:
- a CDS encoding sigma-54-dependent Fis family transcriptional regulator, with amino-acid sequence MKSLPKILCIDDDNLITKALRRVLVSLNYDVTIAETLTSGINTIKNDDFDLILTDLNLPDGDGFDIIRFAKEHCPTTEVIVISAHGTLARAIEAIKIGAYYFLEKPVDAEQLELLVSKALERRMLVAESENLRKQLRKNNEYYSIIGSSQAMQEVFETIDLVAGTDANVLIIGESGTGKELVANAIHYNSLRAKKSFIKVNCAALPKDLFESELFGHLKGAFTGAVDAKQGLIGAANGGSLLLDEIGEMPIELQPKLLRILENRSYRQVGSSKEIPADFRLICSTNRDLNQSVEKGTMRQDLFYRINTITIKIPPLKQRLEEIPLLAETFIKRFNEKYQKKIVGITPDAYELMYSYSWPGNVRELHNVLERAVLLCREEEIRPANIYLERMSEIVNSNVTSVVEQKSSIDDLVFSSKELTNFSLDEIEKKAILYVLEKTNWNKVAAAKSLGIYRARLYSLMKKHGLTDETDDSSLEQES
- a CDS encoding PAS domain-containing protein, producing the protein MLTKELPNPNNRSGISLILIIGYATLLSLIITSGFISSYQVSLIRSSVTNLEQDHINQLNTIFKIRELISEIYFEARDIVRLRRADPNIKQFTALPTNLNSELEKQLQTIEDSSISKTDEWKKFNLSLAQFTKTAINPFYFQINGLAHQQETFKELDEVVKKIRLERTKIADQSNALQLNAEKAINTTTNVSIAVGLIVAGLTVVEIQKRLRQLQLSFRVISQAREFNRNIINGVVNALFTLDTSGSISSANQAFYNLFNLTPDVLGRSYQDFLKNEAELYQKITELYENSNIINNNYCGRINLMPNDKLLRADLYITALKINEQPIGFILILVDVTEMELAQQERTRNQALVAIGQIAAQVAHEIKNPLGSIKLNLTYLGRTIAKNEEAIEVISEIQSGVDRLNKTISELSTFVRPKELMLSNIDINLNIEEQLAFIKDKIQEKNIQVECQFQSDLPLIKADSHELGKAFINFLVNGVEASKEAGKIIIATKSLENKVLISFTDFGIGMTRETIARIFEPFFTTKPTGTGLGMSIAKRVIEMHKGSVQINSKIGEGSQINIELPIT